DNA sequence from the Streptomyces sp. HUAS 15-9 genome:
CCGCGTCACCCTTACGGATACGATCCGCGCCGAGCAGCCGGTCGGCCTCCACGACGCCCGTACCGGCGCCGGCGACGTCGAAGTCGTCCGCACCCAGCAGACCCGGGTGCTCGGCCGTCTCACCGCCCACCAGGGCGCAGCCGGCCAGCACACAGCCCTCCGCGATGCCCTTCACGATGGCGGCCACGCGCTCGGGGTGGACCTTGCCGACGCAGATGTAGTCGGTCATGAACAGCGGCTCGGCACCGCACACCACGATGTCGTCCATGACCATGGCGACCAGGTCGTGCCCGATGCTGTCGTAGACGCCCATCTGCCGCGCGATGTCGACCTTGGTGCCGACGCCGTCCGTGGCGGAGGCGAGGAGCGGACGCTCGTAGCGCTTGAGGGCGGAGGCGTCGAAGAGGCCGGCGAAGCCGCCGAGGCCGCCGAGGACCTCGGGGCGCCGGGTCTTCTTCACCCACTCCTTCATCAGCTCGACGGCGCGGTCGCCCGCCTCGATGTCGACTCCGGCAGCCGCGTAGGAAGCACCGGTGGAAGGGCCCGTCGCCGACGGCGACTGATCAGACACAGCAGACATTGCCTGGGATCTTTCGGGTTGGTTTCTACGGGGCTTACGGGCGACGGATCGCGTCGGCCGCGGCCGTGGCGGCGGGCCCTGCGGCCAGCTCGGTCTCCAGGAGCTGCTTGCCGAGCAGCTCGGGGTCCGGGAGCTCCATCGGGTACTCGCCGTCGAAGCAGGCGCGGCACAGGTTCGGCTTGGCGATCGTGGTCGCCTCGATCATGCCGTCGATGGAGATGTAGGCCAGGGAGTCGGCGCCGAGCGAGGTGCCGATCTCCTCGATCGTCATGCCGTTGGCGATGAGCTCGGCGCGGGTGGCGAAGTCGATGCCGAAGAAGCAGGGCCACTTCACGGGCGGCGAGGAGATCCGGATGTGGACCTCGGCGGCGCCGGCCTCGCGGAGCATGCGCACCAGGGCGCGCTGGGTGTTGCCGCGCACGATCGAGTCGTCGACGACGACCAGGCGCTTGCCCCTGATGACTTCCTTGAGCGGGTTCAGCTTCAGCCGGATGCCGAGCTGCCGGATGGTCTGCGAGGGCTGGATGAAGGTCCGGCCGACGTAGGCGTTCTTCACCAGACCGGCGCCGAACGGAATGCCGGAGGCCTCCGCGTAGCCGATGGCGGCCGGGGTGCCGGACTCCGGGGTCGCTATCACCAGGTCGGCCTCGACGGGGGCCTCCTTGGCGAGGCGGCGGCCCATCTCGACGCGCGAGAGATAGACGTTCCGCCCGGCGATGTCGGTGTCGGGGCGGGCGAGATACACGTACTCGAAGACACAGCCCTTGGGCTTCGCTTCCGCGAATCGAGAGGTGCGCAGACCGTTCTCGTCGATCGCGACGAACTCGCCCGGCTCTATCTCGCGGACGAAGCTGGCACCGCAGATGTCCAGGGCGGCGCTCTCGGAGGCGACCACCCAGCCGCGCTCGAGGCGGCCGAGGACCAGCGGGCGGATGCCCTGCGGGTCGCGGGCGGCGTAGAGGGTGTGCTCGTCCATGAAGACGAGCGAGAAGGCGCCCTTGACCTGCGGGAGGACCGCGTGCGCGGCCTCCTCGATGGTCAGCGGCTTGCCGTCCTCGTCGACCTGGGCCGCGAGGAGCGCGGTCAGCAGGTCGGTGTCGTTGGTGGCCGCGACCCGGGTCGAGCGGCCGTTGTTGTCCTTGGGAAGATTGGCAACCATCTCGGCGAGCTGCGCCGTGTTGACCAGGTTGCCGTTGTGCCCGAGCGCGATGGAGCCGTGCGCGGTGGCACGGAACGTCGGCTGGGCGTTCTCCCACACGGACGCGCCGGTGGTCGAGTAGCGGGCGTGACCGACCGCGATATGACCCTGGAGCGAACCGAGAGAGGTCTCGTCGAAGACCTGGGAGACCAGGCCCATGTCCTTGAAGACGAGGATCTGGGAGCCGTTGCTGACCGCGATCCCCGCGGATTCCTGACCCCGGTGCTGGAGGGCGTAGAGCCCGAAGTACGTGAGCTTTGCGACCTCTTCACCCGGAGCCCAGACACCGAAGACGCCACACGCGTCCTGGGGGCCTTTCTCACCGGGGAGCAGATCGTGATTGAGTCGACCGTCACCACGTGGCACGGCACCGAGTGTAGGCGAGATCGACCACTGGTCCGAATTGGCCAATGCACCGAAGTTATGCGTTCTTGACCGGTCACCCCTGGGCCACGGCCGTCACAGTCTCTCCATTTTCGCTGGTCAGCGTGAGGTTTCGATGATCAAGTCGGTAGCTGACGGTGCCGCCGAAGAGCCGCAGCAGACTCTTTTCCGTATGCATGAGTGAGGCGTCGCACATCATTCGGGTGGTCGCGGCAGAGCCCAGGGTGATACTGGAGTCGCTGACCGTGGCGTGCGCGGTGACCTGATTGCAGCCCAGGCGGCCGCTGACCTTTCCGCTCTTGCGGTCGAAGGTGAGATGGGCGTCGGCCCCCTTCGGCAGGGAGCTGACGGTGTCGCCGGCACCGAGTGCCGTGATCGTCCATTCGGTGCCGTAGAGCGGGGCGTCCTCCTCCTTGGTCAGCCGGACGGTGTCGCCCCCGGTGGTGGTGAGGGTCAGCCGGTCGCCGTTCACCCGGGTGGTGAGGGGGCCGGCAGCGAGAGTGTGGGCGAGGGTCCGCTCGAAGGCCATGGGCTGGGCCTCGCACGCCATCTCGGTCGCCGTGGCGTCGCTGAGCCGGATGCGGTCGCCGTCGAAGGCGGCCCGCGCGGTGAAGTGGTTGCAGCCGTAGTTGCCCTGGGTCCTGCCGCCGTCGTCGATCACCATGTGGGCACCCGCCGGGGCACTGCGTGTCGTGCCGTCCACGGTGACGCTGTCGACGATCCAGTGGACGCCGGTCGCCGGCTCCTGGGCGCCGGCGGATCCACTGCCCGCGTGCTCACTGCCGCAGGCCGCCGCGAGCGGAACGACGAGCGAGACGGTGGCCGCCAGGATCAGACGCTCTTTGTGCCTGCGCATGTCGATTCGACGGACGGACCGGGAGGATCGGTTCCCTCCGCGGGCCTCCTAGGACATCAGCGGCAGCAGGGCCGCGAGATCCGCCCGCTCCCCGCTCGCGCTCACCTTCGCCGCCTCGATGGCGTCCTTCCAGAGCAGCCGACCGGTGGCGAGCCGGATCCAGGTGAGCGGGTCGGTCTCGACGACGTTGGGCGGAGTGCCACGGGTGTGCCGGGGCCCCTCGACGCACTGCACGACGGCGTACGGCGGGACGCGGACCTCGGTCGAGCCGCCGGGGGCCTTCACGGCGAGCGCGTCGGCGAGCAGACGGGTGGCCGCGGCGAGGGCCTGTCGGTCGTAGGGCACGTCGAGGCCCGGTACGGCCGCGTTCAGGTCGTCGGTGTGGACGACGAGCTCCACGGTGCGGGTGACGAGATAGTCGTCCAGGGACAGGGCACCCGCGCTGGTCGCCAGCAGCCGGCTGCCGGGATGCGCGTCGAGAAGCTCACGCAGACTCCGGTCGACGTCGGCGAGGTAGGCGTCGAGGTCGGGGTGCCGCTCGACCAGGCGCCGGGTGAAGTCGGCGATGGCGGAGGCATTGCCGGCGGTGGCGAAGGACCACTCGACGACGGTGACGTCCCGCCGGGGCGGCTCGGGCTCGTCGAGGGCCCGGTGGACGGCGGTGACGGCCATGCCGATGTGCGCGATCAGCTCCCGTACGGTCCAGTCCCCCAGCCGGGTCGGCAGCGCGAATTGCTCGGGAGTGAGGGTGCGGACGGCGTTGCGCACGTTCCCGAACTGGACCTGCACGGCGTCGCGGATCCTGGCGGGGTCGTACGTACGTGCGCGCTTCTTGGGCGTGGGCATGGCGGTGAGCCTAGGCCCTGGTACGTGGTCCCGTACGTGGTCACGCGGTGGTCACGCGGTGGTGCCCTGTAGCACGGGGGGCGGTTATGTTAGGGTTCCGGTCTATTAGAAACTAGAAATTTCGTTTCTATTACTACCCATGTTTCCACTTGCTCCCGCTGCGCGAGCGCGGCGCAGCGGATCCTCGACGGCGTGCTCATCCGCCTCGACTCGGCCCTCAAGAACGAGGCAGCCCATGTCCCCGCAGATACCACCCGAGTCGGCCGGGACGGTTGAGTCGCCCGGCACGGCCAGGACGGCCGGGCCCCGTTCCGCCCCGGTCCGGCGCCGACGGCGGCGCGGCCGGTGGATGCCTCCGCAGCACGGCGCCTGGGCCATGCTGCTGGTGCCCTACCTGGCCGGACTGATCGCGGTCGGCTTCTCCTGGGTGCAGATCCCGCTGCTCCTGGGCTGGGTGGGCGGCTACCTGCTGTCCTACTTCGGCCTGCTGGCCATCAAGACCCGCCGCCTCTCCCGGGTCCGCACACAACTCCTCGTCTACGGAAGCATCACGCTGACCGCCGGCGTCACGGTTCTGCTCGCCCGGCCGCAGATCCTCCTCTTCGCACCGGTCTTCGCGGCGGTACTCGCGGTCAACGGCCTGTTCGCCAAGGCCCGCCGTGACCGCGCCCTGGGCAACGGCCTGGTCTCGGTCGTGGCGGCGACGCTGATCCTGCCGGTCGTGGCCGTGGCCGGCGAAGCATCCCCCTGGCAGGTCACCGGCACATCCCTGGTGACGCTCCTCTACTTCACCGGCTCCCTGCTCTTCGTCAGAACGACCATCCGGGCCCGGGGCAGCCACAGGCTGATGACCGCGTCGCTCTCCTTCCACGCCGCGGCGCTCCTGGCGGCGGCCTGGCTGGCCCTCCCCTACGCGCTGCCCTTCACCGGCTGCCTCCTCCGCGCGGCCGCCCTGCCCCGACGCGGTCTCACGCCCAAGCAGATCGGCATCGTGGAGATCTTCAGCTCGTTCGCCCTCCTGGCGACGGTGATCTGGGTGGCGGTCTGACCCAGCGCTGACGGCGCAGCACGAAGGCCTCGCTCATCGAGTCGACGAGCGAGGCCTTCATGCTGCCGCGGGACGGTCCCGGAAAGGGGATCACGCCCCAGCGACGGGAATCACGCGAGCAGCGCCGGGATCGTCCCCTCGTGCGCCTCGCGCAGCTCCGTCAGGGAGAGTGCGAACTCGCCCTGGACCTCCACCGCGTCGCCGTCGACGACGCCGATGCGGGTGGCCGGGAGGCCGCGCGCGCCGCACATGTCGTTGAAGCGGACCTCTTCCGAGCGCGGTACGGCGACGATCGCGCGGCCCGCCGACTCGGACAGCAGGAAGGTGAACGCGTCGAGCCCGTCCGGTACGACCAGACGCGCGCCCATGCCGCTGAGCAGCGCCGACTCGACGACCGCCTGGATCAGACCGCCGTCGGACAGGTCGTGCGCGGAGTCGATCATGCCGTCTCGCGAGGCGGAGATCATGATCTCGCCGAGCAGGCGCTCCCGCTCCAGGTCGACCTTCGGAGGCAGGCCGCCGAGGTGGTCGTGGACGACCTGGGACCAGGCCGAGCCGCCGAACTCCTCACGCGTGTCGCCGAGGAGGTAGAGCAGCTGGCCCTCCTCCTGGAAGGCGACCGGCGTGCGGCGCGCGACGTCGTCGATGACTCCGAGGACCGCGACGACGGGGGTCGGGTGGATGGCCGCCTCGCCCGTCTGGTTGTAGAGCGAGACGTTGCCGCCGGTCACCGGGGTGCCCAGCTGCTGGCAGGCGTCCGCCAGGCCGCGCACGGCCTCCGCGAACTGCCACATCACCGCCGGGTCCTCGGGCGAGCCGAAGTTCAGGCAGTCGGAGACGGCCAGCGGCTTGGCGCCGGTCGTCGCCACGTTGCGGTAGGCCTCGGCGAGCGCCAGCTGCGCGCCCGCGTACGGGTCGAGCTTGGCGTACCGGCCGTTGCCGTCCGTGGCGATCGCGACGCCGAGGCCGGTCTCCTCGTCGACGCGGATCATGCCGGAGTCCTCGGGCTGGGCGAGGACGGTGTTGCCCTGCACGAAGTGGTCGTACTGCGAGGTGATCCACTTCTTGGAGGCCTGGTTGGGCGAGCCGACCAGCTTCAGGACCTGGTCCTTCAGCTCCTCGGAGGTCGCCGGGCGCGGCAGCTTGTTCGCGTCGTCCGCCTGGAGCTCGTCCTGCCAGGACGGGCGGGCGTAGGGGCGCTCGTACACCGGGCCCTCGTGGGCGACGGTCCGCGGGTCGACGTCGACGATCTTGCCGCCGTGCCAGTAGATCTCCAGGCGGTCGCCGTCGGTCACCTCACCGATGACGGTGGCGATGACGTCCCACTTGTCGCAGATCTCAAGGAACCGGTCGACCTTCTCCGGCTCCACGACCGCGCACATGCGTTCCTGCGACTCGCTCATGAGGATTTCCTCGGGAGAGAGGGTCGAGTCACGCAGCGGTACGTCGTCCAGGGTCACGCGCATGCCGCCGGAGCCGTTGGAGGCCAGCTCGGAGGTGGCGCAGGACAGGCCCGCCGCGCCGAGGTCCTGGATACCGACGACCAGCTTCTCCTGGAAGGCCTCCAGGGTGCACTCGATGAGGAGCTTCTCCTGGAAGGGGTCGCCGACCTGGACGGCCGGGCGCTTGGAGGGCTTGCCCGTGCCGGAGGCACTGTCAGATGCAGTGTCGAAGGTCTCGGACGCGAGGATCGAGGCGCCGCCGATGCCGTCGCCGCCGGTCCGGGCGCCGTACAGGACGACCTTGTTGCCCGCGCCGGACGCCTTCGCGAGGTGGATGTCCTCGTGCCGCATGACGCCGATGGCACCGGCGTTGACCAGCGGGTTGCCCTGGTAGCAGGCGTCGAAGACGACCTCGCCGCCGATGTTGGGCAGGCCCAGGCAGTTGCCGTAGCCGCCAATGCCGGCGACGACGCCCGGCAGGACGCGCTTGGTGTCGGGGTGGTCGGCGGCGCCGAAGCGCAGCGGATCCACGACCGCGACCGGGCGGGCGCCCATCGCGATGATGTCGCGGACGATGCCGCCGACACCGGTGGCCGCGCCCTGGTAGGGCTCGACGTACGACGGGTGGTTGTGCGACTCGACCTTGAAGGTGACCGCGTAGCCCTGGCCGACGTCGACGACGCCCGCGTTCTCACCGATGCCCACCAGCATCGCGTCGCTCTGCGGGGCCTTCTCGCCGAACTGGCGCAGATGGACCTTGGAGGACTTGTACGAGCAGTGCTCGGACCACATGACCGAGTACATGGCGAGCTCGGCGCCGGTCGGGCGGCGGCCCAGGATCTCCACGACCCGCTCGTACTCGTCCTTCTTCAGACCGAGTTCGGCCCAGGGCAGCTCGACGTCGGGGGTCGCGGCCGCGTGCTCGACCGTGTCCAGAGGCGTCCGGCTCATGCGCCCACCAGCTTCTTGAGGATCGAGGTGAAGAACGGGAGGCCGTCGGTACGGCCCGTACCGATCAGCGGCTCCACGGCGTGCTCGGGGTGCGGCATCAGGCCGACGACGTTGCCCGCCTCGTTGGTGATGCCGGCGATGTCGCGGAGCGAGCCGTTGGGGTTGAAGTCGAGGTAGCGGAAGGCGACCCGTCCCTCGGCCTCCAGCTTGTCGAGCGTGTACTCGTCGGCGACGTACCGGCCGTCCATGTTCTTCAGCGGGATGTGGATCTCCTCGCCGGCGCTGTAGTCGCTCGTCCAGGAGGTCTCCGCGTTCTCCACCCGCAGCTTCTGGTCGCGGCAGATGAAGTGGAGGTGGTTGTTGCCGAGCATCCCGCCCGGGAGAAGGTGGGCTTCCGTGAGGATCTGGAAGCCGTTGCAGATACCGAGGACGGGAAGTCCGGCCTTCGCCTGCTCGATGACGGACTCCATCACCGGCGAGAAGCGGGAGATGGCTCCGGCCCGCAGATAGTCGCCGTAGGAGAAACCACCGGGCAGCACCACGGCGTCGACCTGCTTGAGGTCCTTGTCCTTGTGCCAGAGGGCGACCGGTTCGGCACCCGCGTGGCGGATCGCGCGCCGGGTGTCCCGGTCGTCGAGACTTCCCGGGAAAGTGACGACGCCAATACGAGCGGTCACTTCGCGGCCTCCGCGACTTCCTCCACCTTGACGGTGAAGTCCTCGATCACGGTGTTGGCGAGGAAGGATTCCGCAAGATCGTGGATGCGGGCGAGCGCGGCCTCGTCGACCGGGCCGTCAACTTCCAGTTCGAATCGCTTTCCCTGACGTACGTCGGAGATCCCTTCGAAACCCAGTCGCGGCAGTGCGCGCTGCACCGCCTGGCCCTGGGGGTCGAGGATCTCCGGCTTGAGCATGACGTCGACTACGACGCGTGCCACTGGCACTCCCGGTGTGTGGTGCTGAGCAGGTTCCTTCAGACTACCCGCACAAAATTTCTACGCGAGTAGAGTTGGAGGAAACTACGTGACGGGCATCACGATCAGGTGTCGAACGGGTGCCTTCACCAAAAAATCTGGGAAAGTTCGGCGGTCGACCCGTGGCAGCTATTGCGCTCGGACACGCGGGCGGATTTAGTCGGGCTTCACTTTGCATTGCCGAGCACTGTACAAATGAATTGGCAATAGCCGATACTTTCCCCGTTAACAGGCGGACAGTCGACATCTCCCGGGCGTCTTGGCACGTCACCGCAGAGGGGTGTCGCACGAAGGGACCGATATTCGTGGCGCAGAAGGTCGTGGTCACTCTCTTTGACGACATCGACGGCTCGGAAGCGGCGGAAACGATCGCCTTCGGACTCGACGGCAAGTCGTACGAGATCGACCTCAATCAAGCCAATGCCAAGAAACTGCGTAAGGCTCTTGAGCCGTACGTGGCAGCCGGCCGCAAGAGGGCGAAGTCGGGCAAGACCTACCGGCAGACCGAGGTCGCTCCCGATCCCGCGGCCGTCCGCGCCTGGGCCCAGGCGAACAAGATGGACGTGCCCGCACGCGGCCGGATCCCCAAGAAGGTCTACGAGGCGTTCAGCGCCGCCCAGTGACGCCCGCGAGGGGTGAGTCCTCAGGGTCCGTCACCGGACCCTGAGGACAGCCGACTTGGAAGCCGTCAGCAGCCGACTTGCGCTACCCCCCTGCTGATCAGCTAATGTCTGGAGCACGCCGAGGGGCAAGGCCGAAAGGCCGGATCCCACGGACTACATGCGGGTGTAGTTCAGTAGTAGAACATCCCCCTTCCAGGGGGAAGGCGCAGTGTGCGATTCCTGTCACCCGCTCTGGCACCACCACCGTCACATGCATGCATGGGGGTCCCCCCTGCTCGAGCTTGTCGAGAGCTTGGGGGACGATCGGGTAGGCTGGTGCTCGCACCGATCGGTGGGAGCCGGTCGGGAGCAGTGCGGACGTAGCTCAGTTGGTAGAGCGCAACCTTGCCAAGGTTGAGGTCGCGAGTTCGAGCCTCGTCGTCCGCTCCAGAGAAGCCCCGGTCTTGATGACCGGGGTTTTTTATGTGCCGTACGTCTGACATTTGTCATGCCGAGTGATGACACCGCGCACTGCTGTCCGGCCCCGCCCGCCGGGACGCTGAGGTCATGGACATCAAAGAGCACGAGCACGTGATCAAGGTCACCGACCTCCGGCGTGTCTACGGGGGCGGGTTCGAGGCGGTGCGCGGAATCGATTTCTCCGTGGCCCGCGGCGAGATCTTCGCGCTGCTGGGCACCAACGGCGCGGGCAAGACCTCGACGGTCGAGCTGCTGGAGGGCCTCGCGGCACCGGCGGGCGGGCAGGTGCGGGTCCTCGGCCACGACCCCTACCTGGAGCGGGCCGCCGTACGGCCGCGCACCGGCGTGATGCTCCAGGAGGGCGGCTTCCCGTCCGAGCTGACCGTCGCCGAGACCGCGCGGATGTGGGCGGGCTGCACCAGCGGGGCCCGGCCGGAAGGTGAAGCGCTGGCGCTGGTGGGGCTGGCCGGGAAGGCCGGTGTGCGGGTGAAGCAGCTGTCGGGAGGTGAGCGGCGGCGCCTGGACCTGGCCCTCGCGCTGCTCGGCGAGCCCGAGGTGCTGTTCCTCGACGAGCCGACGGCCGGGCTCGACGTCGAAGGGCGCCGGGACACCTGGGAGTTGGTACGGGCGCTGCGCGACACCGGCACCACCGTGCTGCTCACCACGCACTACCTGGAGGAGGCGGAAGGCCTCGCCGGCCGGCTCGCGATCCTGCACGAGGGCCGCATCGCCGCCTCCGGCACGCCCGCCGAGGTGACCGCGGGCCGGCCCTCCCGCATCTCCTTCGAACTGCCCGAGGGGTACTTCGTCGGCGATCTGCCGCCG
Encoded proteins:
- the purQ gene encoding phosphoribosylformylglycinamidine synthase subunit PurQ; amino-acid sequence: MTARIGVVTFPGSLDDRDTRRAIRHAGAEPVALWHKDKDLKQVDAVVLPGGFSYGDYLRAGAISRFSPVMESVIEQAKAGLPVLGICNGFQILTEAHLLPGGMLGNNHLHFICRDQKLRVENAETSWTSDYSAGEEIHIPLKNMDGRYVADEYTLDKLEAEGRVAFRYLDFNPNGSLRDIAGITNEAGNVVGLMPHPEHAVEPLIGTGRTDGLPFFTSILKKLVGA
- the purS gene encoding phosphoribosylformylglycinamidine synthase subunit PurS yields the protein MARVVVDVMLKPEILDPQGQAVQRALPRLGFEGISDVRQGKRFELEVDGPVDEAALARIHDLAESFLANTVIEDFTVKVEEVAEAAK
- a CDS encoding histone-like nucleoid-structuring protein Lsr2, which encodes MAQKVVVTLFDDIDGSEAAETIAFGLDGKSYEIDLNQANAKKLRKALEPYVAAGRKRAKSGKTYRQTEVAPDPAAVRAWAQANKMDVPARGRIPKKVYEAFSAAQ
- the purF gene encoding amidophosphoribosyltransferase, encoding MPRGDGRLNHDLLPGEKGPQDACGVFGVWAPGEEVAKLTYFGLYALQHRGQESAGIAVSNGSQILVFKDMGLVSQVFDETSLGSLQGHIAVGHARYSTTGASVWENAQPTFRATAHGSIALGHNGNLVNTAQLAEMVANLPKDNNGRSTRVAATNDTDLLTALLAAQVDEDGKPLTIEEAAHAVLPQVKGAFSLVFMDEHTLYAARDPQGIRPLVLGRLERGWVVASESAALDICGASFVREIEPGEFVAIDENGLRTSRFAEAKPKGCVFEYVYLARPDTDIAGRNVYLSRVEMGRRLAKEAPVEADLVIATPESGTPAAIGYAEASGIPFGAGLVKNAYVGRTFIQPSQTIRQLGIRLKLNPLKEVIRGKRLVVVDDSIVRGNTQRALVRMLREAGAAEVHIRISSPPVKWPCFFGIDFATRAELIANGMTIEEIGTSLGADSLAYISIDGMIEATTIAKPNLCRACFDGEYPMELPDPELLGKQLLETELAAGPAATAAADAIRRP
- the purM gene encoding phosphoribosylformylglycinamidine cyclo-ligase; translation: MSAVSDQSPSATGPSTGASYAAAGVDIEAGDRAVELMKEWVKKTRRPEVLGGLGGFAGLFDASALKRYERPLLASATDGVGTKVDIARQMGVYDSIGHDLVAMVMDDIVVCGAEPLFMTDYICVGKVHPERVAAIVKGIAEGCVLAGCALVGGETAEHPGLLGADDFDVAGAGTGVVEADRLLGADRIRKGDAVIAMASSGLHSNGYSLVRHVLLNQAGLALDAHIEELGRTLGEELLEPTKIYSLDCLALIRTTEVHAFSHVTGGGLAANLARVIPDQLHAVVDRSTWTPGAIFDLVGRTGDVERLELEKTLNMGVGMIAIVPQASVDVALATLADRGVDAWVAGEITDRGEHDSGAALIGDYA
- a CDS encoding META domain-containing protein is translated as MRRHKERLILAATVSLVVPLAAACGSEHAGSGSAGAQEPATGVHWIVDSVTVDGTTRSAPAGAHMVIDDGGRTQGNYGCNHFTARAAFDGDRIRLSDATATEMACEAQPMAFERTLAHTLAAGPLTTRVNGDRLTLTTTGGDTVRLTKEEDAPLYGTEWTITALGAGDTVSSLPKGADAHLTFDRKSGKVSGRLGCNQVTAHATVSDSSITLGSAATTRMMCDASLMHTEKSLLRLFGGTVSYRLDHRNLTLTSENGETVTAVAQG
- a CDS encoding maleylpyruvate isomerase family mycothiol-dependent enzyme, with amino-acid sequence MPTPKKRARTYDPARIRDAVQVQFGNVRNAVRTLTPEQFALPTRLGDWTVRELIAHIGMAVTAVHRALDEPEPPRRDVTVVEWSFATAGNASAIADFTRRLVERHPDLDAYLADVDRSLRELLDAHPGSRLLATSAGALSLDDYLVTRTVELVVHTDDLNAAVPGLDVPYDRQALAAATRLLADALAVKAPGGSTEVRVPPYAVVQCVEGPRHTRGTPPNVVETDPLTWIRLATGRLLWKDAIEAAKVSASGERADLAALLPLMS
- a CDS encoding ABC transporter ATP-binding protein gives rise to the protein MDIKEHEHVIKVTDLRRVYGGGFEAVRGIDFSVARGEIFALLGTNGAGKTSTVELLEGLAAPAGGQVRVLGHDPYLERAAVRPRTGVMLQEGGFPSELTVAETARMWAGCTSGARPEGEALALVGLAGKAGVRVKQLSGGERRRLDLALALLGEPEVLFLDEPTAGLDVEGRRDTWELVRALRDTGTTVLLTTHYLEEAEGLAGRLAILHEGRIAASGTPAEVTAGRPSRISFELPEGYFVGDLPPLAELAVCGHEVAGRTVRLRTPELQRTATGLLVWAERAGVELRGLDMRSASLEEAFLGIAREQEPTAGAAA
- a CDS encoding YwiC-like family protein produces the protein MSPQIPPESAGTVESPGTARTAGPRSAPVRRRRRRGRWMPPQHGAWAMLLVPYLAGLIAVGFSWVQIPLLLGWVGGYLLSYFGLLAIKTRRLSRVRTQLLVYGSITLTAGVTVLLARPQILLFAPVFAAVLAVNGLFAKARRDRALGNGLVSVVAATLILPVVAVAGEASPWQVTGTSLVTLLYFTGSLLFVRTTIRARGSHRLMTASLSFHAAALLAAAWLALPYALPFTGCLLRAAALPRRGLTPKQIGIVEIFSSFALLATVIWVAV
- the purL gene encoding phosphoribosylformylglycinamidine synthase subunit PurL, which translates into the protein MSRTPLDTVEHAAATPDVELPWAELGLKKDEYERVVEILGRRPTGAELAMYSVMWSEHCSYKSSKVHLRQFGEKAPQSDAMLVGIGENAGVVDVGQGYAVTFKVESHNHPSYVEPYQGAATGVGGIVRDIIAMGARPVAVVDPLRFGAADHPDTKRVLPGVVAGIGGYGNCLGLPNIGGEVVFDACYQGNPLVNAGAIGVMRHEDIHLAKASGAGNKVVLYGARTGGDGIGGASILASETFDTASDSASGTGKPSKRPAVQVGDPFQEKLLIECTLEAFQEKLVVGIQDLGAAGLSCATSELASNGSGGMRVTLDDVPLRDSTLSPEEILMSESQERMCAVVEPEKVDRFLEICDKWDVIATVIGEVTDGDRLEIYWHGGKIVDVDPRTVAHEGPVYERPYARPSWQDELQADDANKLPRPATSEELKDQVLKLVGSPNQASKKWITSQYDHFVQGNTVLAQPEDSGMIRVDEETGLGVAIATDGNGRYAKLDPYAGAQLALAEAYRNVATTGAKPLAVSDCLNFGSPEDPAVMWQFAEAVRGLADACQQLGTPVTGGNVSLYNQTGEAAIHPTPVVAVLGVIDDVARRTPVAFQEEGQLLYLLGDTREEFGGSAWSQVVHDHLGGLPPKVDLERERLLGEIMISASRDGMIDSAHDLSDGGLIQAVVESALLSGMGARLVVPDGLDAFTFLLSESAGRAIVAVPRSEEVRFNDMCGARGLPATRIGVVDGDAVEVQGEFALSLTELREAHEGTIPALLA